A part of Larkinella insperata genomic DNA contains:
- a CDS encoding lectin-like domain-containing protein has product MRSFLVQLLLAGYFLSLPSFLYGQYQLMGNAQPGQSTNCYIMTTDTSMQASAVWNTQPIDLSQSRSWEFTVNLGNNPEGGEGLVFVLQAQGLGVVGDPAGSLGYTGIRPSIGIEFDTDTGGFDNIAINKNGTITHDLASPVPAFSTFATLKDGRDHFVRIEWNAPATTLRIFLDCELKMTKTVDLVKDIFGRNPLVWWGMTGSTGPESNVNTQRVCFQVPACSPVVYVPDVFSPNADGKNDHLEIKTKDDVAIDLTVFNRWGEIVFQSHSLENTWDGTYQDAECAPGTYTYKLIYQRADLTGGTLYQQTGRVLLVR; this is encoded by the coding sequence ATGCGATCGTTTCTTGTGCAGCTTCTATTGGCAGGGTATTTCCTAAGTCTCCCATCTTTCCTGTATGGGCAATACCAGCTCATGGGCAATGCCCAGCCGGGTCAGTCTACTAATTGCTATATCATGACAACCGACACCTCCATGCAGGCGAGTGCGGTCTGGAATACGCAGCCGATTGACCTTTCCCAATCCCGGAGCTGGGAATTTACCGTCAATCTGGGAAACAATCCGGAAGGGGGCGAAGGACTTGTTTTTGTCTTGCAGGCGCAGGGGCTGGGTGTTGTCGGTGATCCCGCGGGGTCTCTGGGCTATACCGGCATTCGCCCTTCCATCGGCATTGAGTTTGATACCGATACGGGTGGTTTTGACAACATCGCGATCAACAAGAATGGCACCATAACCCACGACCTGGCCAGCCCGGTTCCGGCCTTTTCAACGTTTGCTACCTTAAAAGACGGCCGTGACCATTTTGTCCGGATCGAATGGAACGCCCCGGCGACCACGCTCCGCATCTTCCTCGATTGTGAATTAAAAATGACCAAAACCGTTGATCTGGTCAAAGACATCTTTGGACGGAATCCGTTGGTCTGGTGGGGCATGACCGGCTCTACCGGCCCCGAGTCAAACGTAAACACCCAACGGGTCTGTTTTCAGGTTCCCGCCTGCTCACCGGTTGTTTATGTACCGGACGTTTTTTCCCCCAACGCCGACGGTAAGAACGATCATCTGGAAATTAAAACGAAGGACGATGTAGCCATTGACCTGACGGTTTTCAACCGGTGGGGAGAAATCGTTTTTCAATCCCATTCCCTGGAAAACACCTGGGATGGCACGTATCAGGATGCAGAATGTGCTCCCGGCACCTACACCTATAAGCTGATTTACCAGCGGGCTGACCTGACTGGCGGCACCCTCTACCAGCAAACCGGCCGCGTACTGCTGGTTCGGTAA
- a CDS encoding SDR family oxidoreductase, translating into MSVLAHKIVWITGASSGIGEAIALEVSRMARPDHPVKLVLSARRTDELERVARQTGLPATDVLVLPVDVTAFDQFPALVERVRQHFGRIDFLYLNAGISQRSTVVDTDLSVYQRLMDVNFFGTIALTKAVLPIMLAQGSGHLVVTSSVAGKLGTKYRSGYCASKHALHGFFDALRAEVHRAGLHITLVCPGYIRTPLSLQALNATGHLHGKMDTNQQEGMAPDVFARRLLKAVARQKEEVYIGGRETVGIYLKRFLPGLLSRIVRNREGP; encoded by the coding sequence ATGTCGGTACTCGCCCACAAAATAGTCTGGATTACGGGAGCCTCGTCGGGGATCGGCGAGGCCATTGCCCTTGAAGTAAGCCGGATGGCCCGCCCGGATCATCCCGTTAAGCTGGTCCTATCGGCCCGCCGGACGGACGAACTCGAACGCGTGGCCCGGCAAACGGGGTTGCCAGCAACCGATGTGCTGGTGCTGCCCGTGGATGTTACGGCCTTCGACCAGTTTCCTGCTCTCGTTGAACGGGTTCGGCAGCATTTCGGCCGGATTGATTTTCTGTACCTCAACGCCGGAATTTCCCAGCGTAGCACCGTGGTTGATACCGATCTTTCGGTTTACCAGCGGCTGATGGACGTTAATTTCTTTGGGACGATTGCCCTGACCAAAGCCGTTTTGCCGATCATGCTTGCTCAGGGAAGTGGTCATTTGGTGGTGACCAGCAGCGTAGCCGGTAAACTAGGAACCAAGTACCGCTCGGGCTATTGCGCCAGCAAACACGCCCTGCACGGCTTTTTCGACGCCCTCCGGGCCGAGGTTCACCGGGCGGGTCTGCACATCACCCTGGTGTGCCCTGGTTACATCCGCACCCCCCTTTCCCTTCAGGCCCTGAACGCAACCGGGCACCTTCACGGCAAAATGGACACCAACCAGCAGGAGGGCATGGCACCGGACGTCTTTGCCCGGCGTCTGCTGAAGGCCGTTGCCCGCCAAAAAGAGGAGGTCTATATCGGCGGCCGTGAAACCGTCGGAATTTATTTGAAGCGGTTTTTGCCGGGCCTGCTCTCCCGCATTGTGCGCAACCGCGAAGGGCCGTAA
- a CDS encoding PAS domain S-box protein, which produces MNSTQSHPSAPAADDFKTLVESFARATWETDAAGNFSTDSPGWRAYTGQSRESWRDAGWVEAVHPNQRQLIREHWQQALAQRTPLNVEARVSRPDGNWQWTNVRAAPVISVDGSASKWVGMGIDISAQKQSELELRESEATYRTLFETMDQGFCIIEVLFDSTGKPYDYRFLELNAAFEQQTGLKNAVGKTIRQFAPNHEEHWFEMYGRIALTGEPARFKDSAVALGRFYEVYAFRVGEPEKRRVAVLFNDILDRIIARQKQEEIQRQVLTFFEQSPVGIAIISGPALIYTMVNPFYLELVGRTYDQMIGESLLDVLPELRDQGFDQIILDVMNTGQPYNAREVAVELIRNQQRETIYVDLAFQPQYDVDRSILGVMVIATDVTQQVKTRQSVEASEARLRSIVATAPAAMGLFVGRDLVVELPNQAFIDIVGKGPDIVGKPLREVMPELENQAFLQILDDVYTSGKMYQSFGTQVNIVQEGVMTHNYYNITYTPLLDDQGQTYAILDIAIDVTEAIKSRQKIEEAESALRGAVELAELGTWELNVTTGRITYSDRIKSWFGFTKDEVEHSQVYNPIHEEDRQRVATAIQAALAPGSPGSYDEEYRLIDYRTGHVRIIHAQGRVYLDDQGRPLKVMGTAQDVTQQRQLQLALEQQVQQRTEELAAANEELAAANEELQTTNEDIASINEQLHALVHDLKRSNDNLQQFAYIASHDLQEPLRKIQAFSSLLQHQYGERLGPDGLDYLERMQTAGERMSAFIRDLLAYSRISTRQQKHNVVALNDIMEKVLQTLEFQIQQTQAQLDIDPLPMLNGDASQLSQLFQNLLSNALKFTRKDASGVSVPPRIQIRVSQVAAGAIPVWAKPISTAENFHQICVTDHGIGFDNKYQERIFQLFQRLHGKSDYAGTGIGLAICQRVVENHGGTITADSQPGQGATFCIYLPT; this is translated from the coding sequence ATGAATAGTACGCAATCTCATCCGTCAGCACCCGCTGCTGATGACTTTAAAACACTTGTTGAGTCTTTTGCACGGGCTACTTGGGAAACCGATGCCGCCGGAAATTTTTCAACCGATTCTCCGGGTTGGCGGGCCTACACCGGCCAGAGCCGTGAATCCTGGCGGGACGCGGGGTGGGTGGAAGCCGTTCATCCCAACCAGCGCCAGCTAATTCGCGAGCATTGGCAGCAGGCATTGGCGCAACGCACGCCCCTCAACGTTGAAGCGCGCGTGAGCAGACCGGACGGCAACTGGCAATGGACCAACGTGCGGGCGGCCCCGGTCATCAGCGTCGACGGTTCAGCCAGCAAGTGGGTTGGAATGGGAATCGATATTTCCGCGCAAAAGCAAAGCGAACTGGAGCTGCGGGAGTCGGAAGCCACCTACCGTACTTTATTCGAAACCATGGATCAGGGCTTCTGCATCATTGAAGTTCTTTTTGATTCCACCGGAAAACCGTACGATTACCGTTTTCTGGAATTAAATGCCGCCTTTGAACAGCAAACCGGCCTGAAAAACGCCGTTGGCAAAACCATTCGCCAGTTTGCCCCTAACCACGAAGAGCACTGGTTTGAGATGTACGGCCGAATCGCTCTGACGGGCGAACCGGCCCGTTTCAAAGATTCCGCCGTGGCGCTCGGACGGTTTTACGAGGTGTACGCTTTCCGGGTGGGCGAACCCGAAAAGCGCCGGGTTGCAGTCCTGTTCAATGACATTCTTGACCGGATTATCGCCCGTCAGAAACAGGAAGAAATTCAGCGTCAGGTCCTGACGTTTTTTGAACAGTCCCCGGTGGGTATTGCCATCATCAGTGGTCCGGCACTGATCTACACCATGGTCAATCCTTTCTACCTGGAACTCGTGGGCCGAACCTACGACCAGATGATTGGCGAATCACTGCTGGACGTTCTCCCGGAATTGCGGGATCAGGGCTTTGATCAGATTATCCTAGATGTGATGAACACGGGCCAACCGTACAACGCCCGGGAAGTAGCCGTCGAGCTGATTCGTAACCAGCAACGGGAAACCATCTATGTGGACCTGGCCTTTCAACCCCAGTACGACGTTGATCGTAGTATTCTGGGCGTTATGGTGATTGCTACCGACGTTACGCAACAGGTCAAAACGCGCCAGTCGGTCGAAGCCAGCGAAGCCCGGTTGCGCTCGATCGTCGCCACGGCTCCGGCGGCAATGGGCCTGTTTGTGGGCCGGGATTTGGTGGTCGAACTCCCCAATCAGGCGTTTATTGATATTGTGGGCAAAGGACCGGATATTGTTGGCAAGCCCCTGCGCGAAGTCATGCCGGAGCTGGAGAACCAGGCGTTCCTGCAAATTCTGGACGATGTGTACACCTCGGGCAAGATGTACCAGAGCTTTGGCACCCAGGTTAACATTGTACAAGAAGGCGTGATGACCCACAATTACTACAACATCACGTATACTCCTCTGCTCGATGATCAGGGCCAGACGTACGCCATTCTCGATATTGCCATCGACGTAACCGAAGCGATCAAGTCCCGCCAGAAAATAGAAGAAGCCGAAAGCGCCCTTCGCGGGGCCGTTGAACTGGCCGAGCTCGGTACGTGGGAACTGAACGTAACGACGGGACGCATCACGTATTCCGATCGCATAAAATCGTGGTTTGGATTCACGAAGGATGAAGTCGAACACAGCCAGGTTTACAATCCAATTCACGAAGAGGATCGTCAGCGCGTGGCAACCGCCATTCAGGCTGCGCTTGCACCCGGCTCGCCGGGCAGTTACGATGAAGAATACCGGCTCATCGACTACCGTACCGGCCACGTACGTATTATTCACGCGCAGGGCCGGGTCTATCTCGATGATCAGGGCCGCCCCCTGAAAGTGATGGGCACCGCGCAGGATGTCACCCAGCAGCGGCAGCTGCAACTCGCCCTGGAACAGCAGGTTCAACAACGCACGGAAGAGCTGGCAGCTGCGAACGAGGAACTGGCAGCCGCCAACGAAGAGTTGCAAACGACCAACGAAGACATAGCCTCGATCAACGAACAGCTGCACGCGCTGGTCCACGATTTGAAGCGGTCCAACGACAATTTGCAGCAATTTGCTTACATCGCTTCGCACGATCTGCAGGAGCCCCTGCGCAAGATTCAGGCCTTCAGTTCGCTCCTGCAACACCAGTACGGCGAACGCCTTGGCCCGGATGGACTCGATTACCTGGAGCGGATGCAAACCGCCGGGGAACGAATGTCGGCCTTTATCCGCGATCTCTTGGCCTACTCCCGGATTTCAACCCGGCAGCAGAAACACAATGTGGTCGCGCTGAACGACATCATGGAGAAAGTTCTGCAAACCCTGGAGTTTCAGATTCAGCAAACCCAGGCGCAGCTCGACATTGATCCGTTACCGATGCTCAACGGAGACGCCAGCCAGTTGAGCCAGCTTTTCCAGAACTTACTCTCGAATGCGCTGAAGTTCACCCGCAAAGATGCGTCGGGTGTTTCGGTTCCGCCCCGCATTCAGATCAGGGTCTCCCAGGTTGCAGCCGGTGCCATTCCGGTCTGGGCGAAACCAATCAGTACGGCCGAGAACTTTCACCAGATTTGCGTGACTGATCACGGAATCGGGTTCGACAATAAGTACCAGGAGCGCATTTTTCAACTATTTCAGCGGTTGCACGGCAAGAGCGATTATGCCGGTACGGGCATCGGTCTGGCCATCTGTCAGCGGGTGGTCGAAAACCACGGCGGTACCATTACCGCCGATAGCCAGCCCGGCCAGGGAGCAACCTTTTGTATTTACTTACCGACCTGA
- a CDS encoding MmcQ/YjbR family DNA-binding protein, giving the protein MAVTYDAVCELALHYPGVVEGQAYGTPSLHVGRKLMARLREDAQTLVIKMNPGQRDAYFEQAPDTFFLTDHYRSSPVLLVDLATVRREVMAELVEKAWRWVASSRQLKAYEQAASGQKNV; this is encoded by the coding sequence ATGGCAGTAACGTATGACGCGGTTTGCGAATTGGCGCTCCACTATCCCGGCGTGGTGGAGGGGCAGGCTTACGGGACACCCTCGCTGCACGTGGGCCGTAAGCTGATGGCGCGGTTGCGGGAGGATGCGCAGACGCTGGTCATCAAAATGAATCCCGGTCAGCGCGATGCTTATTTTGAACAGGCGCCGGATACGTTCTTTCTGACCGACCACTACCGCAGCAGTCCGGTGCTGCTGGTGGATCTGGCTACGGTGCGCCGGGAGGTGATGGCCGAACTGGTGGAAAAAGCCTGGCGATGGGTGGCTTCTTCGCGGCAGCTTAAAGCGTATGAGCAGGCTGCTTCCGGTCAGAAAAACGTCTGA
- a CDS encoding carboxypeptidase-like regulatory domain-containing protein — protein sequence MKQFLMMALLGAVACTKPGVEGPQAPAKVEQGIVQGRVVDSQGQGVANAEIIANSKDIHDKTVTGHTDAQGNYRFKVPTGIAEGSYTLSGSLTVKYHNRNYRMALYQEDTRAFSPYEGVVRNFVFRLTGKRTADDTETATPLGATLEVYHDVNNLVFENIELTLEPEGPLVDGSTGKKIVTMMPQGDYHVKDIPLGKYKISARDKVTGQRLGVSVQDSSRDYAASVTALFEDEDFEGSEHFRLGLLVGVL from the coding sequence ATGAAACAGTTTTTAATGATGGCGCTGCTCGGGGCTGTGGCCTGTACCAAGCCCGGGGTTGAGGGGCCGCAGGCGCCCGCCAAAGTCGAGCAGGGAATTGTCCAGGGCCGGGTGGTCGATAGCCAGGGCCAGGGAGTTGCCAACGCCGAGATCATTGCAAACAGCAAGGACATTCATGATAAAACCGTTACCGGCCACACCGATGCGCAGGGAAACTACCGCTTTAAAGTTCCCACGGGTATTGCAGAAGGCTCCTACACGCTTAGCGGTTCGCTAACGGTTAAGTACCACAACCGAAACTACCGGATGGCTTTGTACCAGGAAGACACCCGCGCGTTTTCTCCCTACGAAGGAGTCGTCCGGAATTTTGTTTTTCGCCTGACGGGCAAACGGACCGCTGATGATACTGAAACCGCAACGCCACTCGGGGCCACGCTGGAAGTCTACCACGATGTTAATAACCTCGTTTTTGAAAACATCGAGCTCACGCTCGAACCCGAGGGGCCGCTGGTGGACGGTAGCACGGGCAAAAAAATCGTTACGATGATGCCGCAGGGCGACTATCACGTCAAGGATATTCCACTCGGGAAATACAAGATTTCGGCCCGCGATAAAGTAACCGGTCAGCGCCTGGGCGTCAGCGTTCAGGATTCTTCCCGCGATTACGCAGCCTCGGTAACGGCGCTGTTCGAAGACGAGGATTTTGAAGGATCGGAGCACTTCCGGCTGGGCCTGCTGGTTGGTGTGCTGTAA
- a CDS encoding cytochrome c oxidase subunit I produces MATPLPQTAAASETAEFDHHEEQPFWRQYIFSEDHKVIAKQYLFTGIAWAIVGVMLSLLFRIQLAFQSAKLDWLRPILGNWIDESGKLDPEFYLALVTMHGTIMVFFVLTAGLSGTFSNFLIPLQIGARDMASGFLNMLSYWFFFLSSLIMFSALFVETGPPMGGWTVYPPLSALPQAVSGSGLGMTLWLISMAFFIISQLLGGINYITTVINLRARGMSFSKLPLTVWSFLLTAVLGLISFPVLFAAVLLLIFDRQFGTSFYLSEIYIGGEPLAQIGGTPILFQHLFWFLGHPEVYIVILPALGITSEVISVNARKPIFGYRAMIVSMIGIAFLSFIVWAHHMFVSGMNPFLGSIFMFLTLIIAVPSAVKVFNYITTLWAGNIVFTPAMLFAIGMVSFFISGGVTGIVLGNSTLDIQLHDTYFVVAHFHLVMGAASAFGLLTGIYQWFPKMFGRMMNQTLGQIHFWLTFVCIYLVFFPMHYLGIAGFPRRYYAFTNFEMFRKFNDLNVFISVAAFIAGAAQLIFLYNFFRSMFFGKKAGLNPWRANTLEWTTPVEPGHGNWPGELPAVYRWPYDYSKPGAKEDFIPQNVPYSLTPESNLPHEKALIAQEKEIDAQNFNDQFKKAH; encoded by the coding sequence ATGGCAACGCCACTACCACAAACCGCAGCAGCGAGTGAAACTGCCGAATTTGATCACCACGAAGAGCAGCCCTTCTGGCGACAGTACATCTTCTCGGAAGACCACAAAGTCATCGCCAAGCAGTACCTCTTTACCGGTATTGCTTGGGCGATTGTGGGCGTTATGCTTTCGCTGCTCTTTCGCATCCAGCTCGCCTTTCAAAGTGCGAAGCTGGACTGGCTGCGCCCAATTCTGGGAAACTGGATCGACGAATCCGGTAAGCTTGACCCCGAATTTTACCTGGCGCTGGTTACCATGCACGGTACGATCATGGTGTTTTTTGTCCTGACGGCGGGCCTGAGCGGCACCTTCTCGAATTTTCTGATTCCGCTCCAGATCGGCGCGCGCGACATGGCCTCGGGTTTTCTGAACATGCTCTCGTACTGGTTCTTTTTTCTGTCCAGCCTGATCATGTTCAGCGCCCTGTTTGTCGAAACCGGGCCTCCCATGGGGGGCTGGACCGTCTACCCGCCCCTGAGTGCCTTGCCGCAGGCGGTTTCGGGCTCCGGCCTGGGCATGACCCTGTGGCTGATCAGCATGGCGTTTTTCATCATCTCCCAATTGCTGGGCGGGATTAATTACATCACTACCGTGATCAACCTGCGGGCACGTGGCATGTCGTTCAGCAAATTGCCCCTAACCGTCTGGTCTTTTCTGTTGACGGCCGTACTGGGGTTGATTTCGTTTCCGGTGCTGTTCGCTGCGGTGTTGCTCCTGATTTTTGACCGGCAGTTTGGAACCAGCTTCTACTTGAGCGAAATATACATCGGTGGCGAGCCGCTGGCCCAAATCGGAGGTACGCCCATTCTGTTCCAGCACCTGTTCTGGTTCCTGGGCCATCCGGAGGTTTACATTGTGATTTTGCCCGCTCTGGGCATTACTTCAGAAGTCATTTCGGTCAATGCCCGCAAGCCAATTTTCGGGTACCGAGCCATGATTGTTTCGATGATCGGGATTGCTTTTCTGTCGTTCATCGTCTGGGCGCATCACATGTTTGTGTCGGGTATGAATCCGTTTCTGGGTTCGATTTTCATGTTCCTGACGCTGATCATTGCCGTTCCTTCCGCCGTCAAAGTCTTTAATTACATTACCACCCTTTGGGCCGGAAACATTGTATTTACCCCCGCCATGCTGTTTGCGATCGGGATGGTTTCGTTTTTTATTTCCGGCGGAGTGACCGGCATCGTCCTGGGAAACAGCACCCTGGATATCCAACTGCACGATACCTACTTTGTGGTAGCTCATTTTCATCTGGTAATGGGGGCCGCATCCGCTTTTGGTCTGCTGACGGGCATTTACCAATGGTTTCCTAAAATGTTTGGCCGGATGATGAATCAAACCTTAGGCCAGATTCACTTCTGGCTTACGTTCGTCTGCATCTACCTGGTGTTCTTTCCCATGCACTACCTGGGCATTGCCGGTTTCCCCCGACGGTATTACGCGTTCACCAATTTTGAGATGTTTCGTAAATTTAACGATCTCAATGTCTTTATTTCGGTTGCGGCTTTTATCGCGGGTGCTGCGCAGTTGATTTTTCTTTACAACTTTTTCCGTAGTATGTTCTTCGGGAAAAAAGCCGGTCTGAATCCCTGGAGGGCGAATACGCTGGAATGGACCACCCCGGTTGAGCCGGGTCACGGTAATTGGCCGGGCGAACTTCCGGCGGTTTACCGTTGGCCGTATGATTACAGTAAACCGGGGGCGAAGGAGGATTTCATTCCGCAGAATGTTCCGTACTCCCTGACGCCCGAATCAAATCTTCCCCACGAAAAAGCGCTCATTGCTCAGGAGAAAGAAATTGACGCCCAGAACTTCAACGATCAGTTCAAAAAAGCGCATTAA
- a CDS encoding PAS domain-containing sensor histidine kinase — protein sequence MKNRSLSAAGLLKSAGSPSPEVIQYAVNIWDEQRRLVDFECIRANAPLGTVFGLEPVGRRYSDLWAVAGGANLLESFKWVAETGDRFEQEIWVGGNSDNPDYWFNVTARRCASGLIVKLNDITAIKRAQRPMSESWELLEQVMIASGIGIKLLQSIHDESGTLVDFAIVQANKAAHQLLQRTDLIGRRWLETYPRDWQNGLFHQLVAVSQTGERLQTDVQLTLADQRVWYSLSATQMPDGIALTYQDITDRKQAEEQLQQTAENLQAVLDASPTAIGYAKAVYDDLPEPVDFQIVVCNQKFAQFTGLPLEQLPGQSIAYLSKRVWGSFSSLEPLNMLQQTGAVLYRERQEELTGQHRWLGIAATRHQGGLVLTALDITDLKEAEAQQASLQGQLARSQQTLEELEQLRQKIRQQGEFLRSTTHDLRGSFGIIQGVTHLVNLADTEPERSNILHMLERNVSQMTHMLTQLLDYARLQAGQEKVELARFNVSDLLHPLLDGIQVVDAERGLTVSAAGPENLWVTGDRVKIRRIVQNLLLNAVRYTGSGSVRLTWGTGEEHWWLGVEDTGPGLPPALIYRLTGHSATEDEVKFYSSAGGEGIGLFIVNQLVDLLGGQITVESQLDQGTQIRVVLPRIQESTPAH from the coding sequence ATGAAAAACCGTTCACTGTCGGCTGCTGGGCTCCTTAAGTCCGCGGGCTCCCCCTCCCCGGAGGTCATCCAGTATGCAGTCAATATCTGGGACGAGCAGCGTCGGCTAGTAGATTTTGAATGCATAAGAGCCAACGCTCCGCTGGGGACGGTTTTCGGCCTGGAACCGGTGGGTCGGCGGTACAGTGACCTCTGGGCAGTGGCTGGCGGAGCAAATCTGCTGGAATCGTTCAAGTGGGTGGCCGAAACCGGTGACCGGTTCGAGCAGGAAATCTGGGTTGGCGGCAATTCCGATAATCCCGACTACTGGTTTAACGTAACGGCCCGTCGATGCGCCAGCGGCCTCATCGTCAAGCTGAACGATATTACGGCTATCAAACGCGCGCAACGGCCGATGTCAGAGAGTTGGGAGTTACTGGAACAGGTAATGATTGCGTCCGGCATCGGCATTAAGCTACTGCAAAGCATTCACGACGAGTCCGGTACCCTGGTGGACTTCGCGATTGTCCAGGCCAATAAAGCCGCCCATCAACTCCTGCAAAGGACGGATCTGATCGGCAGACGCTGGTTAGAAACCTACCCACGGGACTGGCAAAACGGCCTTTTCCACCAACTAGTGGCCGTCAGCCAAACCGGCGAGCGTTTGCAAACCGATGTGCAACTGACACTGGCTGATCAACGGGTTTGGTATTCCCTGTCGGCGACCCAGATGCCGGACGGGATTGCCCTCACGTATCAGGATATTACCGATCGAAAACAGGCCGAAGAGCAGCTTCAACAAACGGCGGAGAATTTACAAGCCGTGCTGGATGCTTCTCCGACGGCTATCGGGTATGCCAAAGCGGTTTACGACGATCTGCCGGAACCGGTTGACTTCCAGATTGTGGTCTGCAACCAGAAGTTTGCCCAATTTACCGGCCTACCGCTGGAACAACTCCCGGGGCAATCGATCGCTTACTTATCGAAGCGGGTCTGGGGCAGCTTTTCCTCCCTGGAACCGCTAAACATGCTGCAGCAAACCGGGGCCGTCTTGTACCGGGAACGACAGGAAGAACTTACCGGCCAGCACCGCTGGCTGGGCATCGCGGCAACTCGCCACCAGGGTGGTCTGGTGCTGACTGCCCTCGATATCACGGACTTAAAAGAAGCCGAAGCGCAGCAGGCATCCTTACAAGGCCAATTAGCGCGCTCCCAGCAAACCCTGGAAGAACTAGAGCAACTTCGACAAAAGATACGCCAGCAGGGCGAGTTTCTGCGCTCTACCACCCACGACCTGCGGGGCAGTTTCGGTATTATTCAGGGCGTTACCCATCTGGTGAATCTGGCGGATACTGAACCGGAACGCTCCAACATCCTGCATATGCTGGAACGAAATGTCAGCCAAATGACGCACATGCTGACCCAGTTACTGGATTATGCCCGCTTACAAGCCGGTCAGGAAAAGGTGGAATTGGCCCGTTTCAATGTAAGCGACCTGTTGCACCCACTTCTTGATGGGATACAGGTTGTGGATGCCGAGCGGGGGCTTACCGTCAGCGCAGCGGGTCCGGAAAACCTCTGGGTCACGGGTGACCGGGTGAAAATCCGCAGGATCGTGCAAAATCTGTTGCTGAATGCAGTCCGCTATACCGGGTCGGGCAGCGTCCGATTAACCTGGGGAACGGGCGAAGAGCATTGGTGGCTAGGCGTCGAAGATACCGGTCCGGGTTTACCACCGGCCTTGATTTACCGGCTGACGGGACACTCCGCGACGGAAGACGAGGTGAAGTTCTATTCCTCGGCGGGTGGCGAAGGCATTGGCTTGTTTATTGTCAATCAGCTGGTTGATCTGCTCGGCGGACAGATAACGGTGGAAAGTCAGCTGGACCAAGGAACGCAGATTCGCGTGGTGCTTCCCCGGATCCAGGAGTCTACTCCTGCTCATTAA